In Fusobacterium sp., the genomic stretch ATCCTTTGTAATAGCTGATATACCAGGACTTATAGAAGGAGCTCATGAAGGGATAGGACTTGGGGATAAGTTTCTTAGGCATATAGAAAGATGTAAAATGATATATCATCTTGTAGATGTTGCTGAAATAGAAGGAAGAGATGCTATTGAGGATTATGAAAAAATAAATGAAGAATTAAAGAAATTCAGTGAAAAACTTTCAGTTAAAAAACAAATAGTGCTTGCTAATAAAATGGATTTATTATGGGATATGGAAAAATATGAAAAATTCAAAGCTCATGTAGAAGCACAAGGTCATGAAGTTTTTCCAGTTTCTGTCATATTAAATGAAGGAATCAAAGAAGTACTCTATAGAAGTTATTCAATGCTTCAGGAAATAGATAGAGAACCACTTGAAGATGAAGTAAACATAAATGAAGTATTAAGAGAAATAAAAGGGGATATGGAGGATTTTGTAATAACTCAAGATGAAGAGGGAACATATGTAATAGAAGGAAGAATATTAGATGAAGTTCTTGCTAAATATGTTATTACTATGGAGGAAGAGTCTATTATTAATTTTCTTCATATGATGAGGTCACTTGGATTGGAAGAAGCTTTGAGAGAAGCTGGAATTCAAGATGGAGATAATGTAAGAATAGCAGATGTAGAGTTTGAATATGTAGAGTAATGAATATATAAAAACATGGAAGCTGAATTTACATTATTCAGCTTTTTTGCGATTTAGAAAGGAAAACAGATGCCAAAAGGGTTAGTTATAGCAGGACCTACAGGAGTAGGAAAAACAGATATATCTATTAAACTAGCAAAATTAATGAAAGCAGATATAATTTCAGCAGATTCAGCCCAAATATATAAAGGAATGGATATAGGAACAGCTAAAATCACTTTAGAAGAAATGCAAGGGATAAAACATTATATGCTTGATATAGCAGAGCCTATAAAAAAGTATAATGTAGGAGATTATCAAAAGAATGTGGATGATATATTAAAGGAGAAAGAAAAAGAAGGAAAAAATATTATTGTAATAGGAGGAACTGGATTATATATAAATTCTATAACAGAAGGGTTATCTTCTTTACCAACAGCTGATTTGGTACTTCGTGAAGAACTTATGAAAAAAGACACAGATGAACTATATAATGAACTTACTGTTGTAGACCCAGAAGCCGCATTTGATATACATAAAAACAATAGACAAAGAGTAGAACGAGCTCTTGAAGTATTCAAACTTACAGGAGAAAAATTTTCAATTCTATCCAGAAGAAATATAAAGGGAAATAATTACAGTTTTATAAAAATAGCATTGAAAAGAGATAGGAATGTTCTTTATGAAAGAATAAACATGAGAGTGGAAATAATGATAAAAACAGGTCTGGAGAAAGAAGTAAGAGAATTGTATGAAAAATATGGAGAAAATTTAAAAAAAATAAATGTCATAGGTTATACACAATTAATAGATTATTTTAACAATAACTGTACCTTTGAAGAAGCAGTGGAAAATATTAAAAGAGATTCAAGGAAATATGCTAAAAGACAGTTTACATGGTTTAAAAATGATCCATCATATACATGGTATGATTTAGATAAAATGAGCGAAGAAGAAATAGTAAATAAAATAACATCTGAATTAAAGTTATGATTAACTGTAATCAAGTGTAATTAAATTCTTGATAAAAACATGGTGATATGGTATTATTAATAGTAATAAGGATTAGGTGTATGTAATTATGAGGAAGATTTTTATTTGGATAATTTCAGTCTTTTTTTTGACAGGATGTTCTAATTTGATAAATAAAAAAGTTGAAAATGAGTATGAAAAACAATATGTATACTTATATGAGAATTGGGATTTAGAAAATCTTAAGAAACAACTTAATGAGAACAAAATGACTCAAGGTAAAAATTCATTGATTATTAAATATCAAAAATTATTAGCTGAGAGAGAAAAAGATAAAATAGCTCTAGAAACATTAATAGAGAGAGTGAAGATAGATTTACAAAGTGGAGATACAAAAAGTTTACAAAAAACGCTTAATTTTTCTTTGAAAAATATTTTTTTAGGAAATGAAATAGAAAAAATAGATTTTTCTCAAACAAATATATTTGTTACTAAGCCCAAATTTTACAAAAAAAATGCTAGTAACATAACTGCATTTAATTTTGAAGATAGAACTATATACTTTGATGTGAAATTTTTATTAGAAAAAGGGGAATGGAAAATAATGGAATTTAAAGAGAGAAGGTGATAGGAGAGTGAAAAATATCATTAGGATGTCAATCCCATCTTCTTTAGAGAATTTATCTCTTATTAGAGCTTTGGTAAAAACTTATTTAGAAGTTCAACATATAAATGAGAAAGATATATTTCAATTGTTGTCTGTTGTAGATGAACTTTCAACAAATGTGGTAGAACATGGATATAAGTATAAACCAGGAGACATTATTCTAGAAATACAGAAGTCAAATGATATAATACAATTGATAGTAGAAGATAATGGAATAGGTTTTGATGAGGAAAAATTAAGTAAAGAAGAAGGTGGAATGGGGCTATATATAGCGAGAACCATAGCTGATAATTTTAAAATTGAAAAAAAGTTAAATGGAACACTTTTTAAGATAGAAAAGAGAATTAAGGAGGCTGTATAAAAAATGGTAGAGAATTTTGATATAATTGAAAAAAATGTTGGGGATATAAAAGTTATAAAAGTAGTTGGAGAATTAGATGCTCTGGTAGCTCCAAAATTAAAAGAAAGAATAACAAAACTTGTTGAAATGGACACAATAAAATTCATAATTGATTTTGAAGATTTAGTTCACATAAACAGTTTAGCTATGGGAATTCTAAGAGGGAAATTAAGAGTGGTAAAAGAAATAGGTGGGGATATAAAACTTATAAAATTAAATGAAAATATTAAAACTATATTTGAAATGATAGGATTAGATGAGATATTTGAAATATATGAAACAGAAGATGAAGCAGTGGAAAGTTTTAAATAAAATAAAAAAATGGAGAAAGGATAAAATATGAATATAGGAATAAGTATAGGATTAGTAATAATCGGACTTAGTATCATCATTTCACTGATGTATAAAAAGTCTGTTATAGATAAAAAAATAAATGAGTTAAATGATTTAGAGGATGAAGTTACAAAATCAAAAATAAAAGCTAAAGAGATAATAGAATTAGCTGAAAAAGAAGCATCAGCTAAAGGAAAAGAAATAGAGCTTAAAGCTAAAGAACATGTATATCAATTAAAAGAAGAAGCTGAAAAAGAGATTAAAAATTCTAAAAATGAACTTCTTCAAAAGGAAGCAAGACTTACTAAGAAAGAGGAAACTCTGGATAATAAGATAGAAAAATTAGAAGTTAAAAGTCAAGAACTTGAAAGAACTACAGAAGAACTTGAATTAAAAAGAGAAGAAATAGATAAAATAAGATTACAGCAAGAGAATGAGCTGGAGAGAATATCTGGACTTTCAAAAGTAGAAGCAAGAGATATTCTTATAGCAAAATTAAGGGATGATCTTACTCATGAAACTGCTGTAGCCATCAAAGAGTTTGAAAGTAAACTTGAAGATGAAAAAGATAGAATATCTAGAAGAATACTTTCAACTTCTATAGGAAAAGCATCAGCTGATTACGTAGTAGATGCGACTGTTTCAGTTGTAAATCTTCCTAATGATGAAATGAAAGGAAGAATAATTGGAAGAGAAGGAAGAAATATAAGAGCTATTGAAGCTTTAACAGGTGTAGACATTATAATAGATGATACTCCAGAGGCAGTTGTACTTTCTAGTTTTGATGGAGTAAAAAGAGAAATAGCAAGAATAGCAATTGAAAAACTTATTACTGATGGAAGAATTCATCCAGGTAAAATTGAAGAAGTAGTAAATAAAGCTAAAAAAGAAATAGAAAAAGAAATAGTAGATGCTGGAGAAGAAGCATTAATTGAATTAGGAATACCAGCAATGCACCCTGAAGTAATAAGAACTTTAGGAAGATTAAAATTTAGAACAAGTTATGGGCAAAATGTACTTACTCACTCAATAGAGGTAGCAAAATTGTCAGCTAATTTAGCAGCTGAGATAGGTGCAGATACAGAATTGGCAAAAAGAGCAGGACTTTTACACGATGTAGGAAAAGTTCTTGAAAATGATATAGAAGCTTCTCATGCTATTATTGGTGGAGAATTTTTAAGAAAATTTGGAGAAAAATCAGATGTAATAAATGCTGTTATGGCTCATCACAATGAAGTTGAATTTGAAACAGTGGAAGCTATACTTGTACAGGCAGCAGATGCTATATCAGCATCAAGACCAGGTGCAAGAAGAGAAACTCTTACTGCTTATCTAAAGAGATTAGAAAATCTTGAAGAAATAGCTAACTCATTTAATGGAGTGGAATCATCTTATGCTATACAAGCTGGAAGAGAGATTAGAATAATAATCAATCCAGATTCTATAAGTGATGATGCAGCTACTAAAATGTCTAGAGATGTAGCTAAAAAAATAGAGGAAACGATGCAGTATCCTGGACAGATAAAAGTTACTATTGTTAGAGAAACTAGAGCAGTAGAATACGCTAAATAAGAAAAAAATACAATAGAAAATAATCGCCCCACTAAAATATTGAACATATATTTTAGTGGGGTTTTAAAATTGAAGAAAAAATGATATAATTTGTGTTGGATAAAATGATATAGAAAGAAGGAATAATATGAAAATTTTAATAGTTGGTGATATAGTAGGAAATCCTGGAAGAGAAACACTTAGAGCATATTTAGAAAGAAAAAGAAAGGATTATGATCTTGTTATAGTGAATGGAGAAAATTCAGCAGCAGGATTTGGAATAACAGGAAAGTTAGCAGATCAGTTATTCAGCTGGGGATGTGATGTTATAACTGGTGGTAATCATATTTGGGATAAAAAAGAATTTTATGATTATTTGGATAAGACAGATAAGGTATTAAGACCAGCAAACTATCCAGATGGGGTACCAGGAACAGGGCATACTATAGTTAAGGATAGAAATGGAAATAAAATTGGGATAATTTCTCTGCAAGGAAGAGTTTTTATGCCACCTATTGACTGCCCATTCAAAAAAGCAAAAGAGTTGATAGAAGAGATAAAAAAAGAAACTAAAATAATTATAATAGATTTTCATGCTGAGGCTACATCAGAAAAAATAGCTATGGGTTGGCATGTAGATGGATATGTTTCAGTAATATATGGAACTCATACTCATATTCAAACAGCAGATAATAAAATACTGCCAGAAGGAACAGGTTATATCACTGATGTTGGAATGACTGGTTCAGATAATGGAGTAATAGGAATGTCTGTTGAATCTATTCTTCCCAAGTTCTTGAATGCACTGCCTCAAAGATTTGAAATAGCTGAAGGAAATGAA encodes the following:
- the obgE gene encoding GTPase ObgE codes for the protein MFIDEVIVTVKAGNGGDGSAAFRREKYIQFGGPDGGDGGNGGNVIFIADPNINTLIDFKFKKVFKAENGENGQKKQMYGKTGADLVIKVPVGTQVRDIETGKLLLDMNTEGEPRILLKGGRGGAGNVHFKSSTRKTPRIAGKGREGAEIKVKLELKLLADVALVGYPSVGKSSFINKVSAANSKVGSYHFTTLEPKLGVVRLEEGKSFVIADIPGLIEGAHEGIGLGDKFLRHIERCKMIYHLVDVAEIEGRDAIEDYEKINEELKKFSEKLSVKKQIVLANKMDLLWDMEKYEKFKAHVEAQGHEVFPVSVILNEGIKEVLYRSYSMLQEIDREPLEDEVNINEVLREIKGDMEDFVITQDEEGTYVIEGRILDEVLAKYVITMEEESIINFLHMMRSLGLEEALREAGIQDGDNVRIADVEFEYVE
- the miaA gene encoding tRNA (adenosine(37)-N6)-dimethylallyltransferase MiaA, with the translated sequence MPKGLVIAGPTGVGKTDISIKLAKLMKADIISADSAQIYKGMDIGTAKITLEEMQGIKHYMLDIAEPIKKYNVGDYQKNVDDILKEKEKEGKNIIVIGGTGLYINSITEGLSSLPTADLVLREELMKKDTDELYNELTVVDPEAAFDIHKNNRQRVERALEVFKLTGEKFSILSRRNIKGNNYSFIKIALKRDRNVLYERINMRVEIMIKTGLEKEVRELYEKYGENLKKINVIGYTQLIDYFNNNCTFEEAVENIKRDSRKYAKRQFTWFKNDPSYTWYDLDKMSEEEIVNKITSELKL
- a CDS encoding ATP-binding protein, with product MKNIIRMSIPSSLENLSLIRALVKTYLEVQHINEKDIFQLLSVVDELSTNVVEHGYKYKPGDIILEIQKSNDIIQLIVEDNGIGFDEEKLSKEEGGMGLYIARTIADNFKIEKKLNGTLFKIEKRIKEAV
- a CDS encoding STAS domain-containing protein; the encoded protein is MVENFDIIEKNVGDIKVIKVVGELDALVAPKLKERITKLVEMDTIKFIIDFEDLVHINSLAMGILRGKLRVVKEIGGDIKLIKLNENIKTIFEMIGLDEIFEIYETEDEAVESFK
- the rny gene encoding ribonuclease Y, whose translation is MNIGISIGLVIIGLSIIISLMYKKSVIDKKINELNDLEDEVTKSKIKAKEIIELAEKEASAKGKEIELKAKEHVYQLKEEAEKEIKNSKNELLQKEARLTKKEETLDNKIEKLEVKSQELERTTEELELKREEIDKIRLQQENELERISGLSKVEARDILIAKLRDDLTHETAVAIKEFESKLEDEKDRISRRILSTSIGKASADYVVDATVSVVNLPNDEMKGRIIGREGRNIRAIEALTGVDIIIDDTPEAVVLSSFDGVKREIARIAIEKLITDGRIHPGKIEEVVNKAKKEIEKEIVDAGEEALIELGIPAMHPEVIRTLGRLKFRTSYGQNVLTHSIEVAKLSANLAAEIGADTELAKRAGLLHDVGKVLENDIEASHAIIGGEFLRKFGEKSDVINAVMAHHNEVEFETVEAILVQAADAISASRPGARRETLTAYLKRLENLEEIANSFNGVESSYAIQAGREIRIIINPDSISDDAATKMSRDVAKKIEETMQYPGQIKVTIVRETRAVEYAK
- a CDS encoding TIGR00282 family metallophosphoesterase, with translation MKILIVGDIVGNPGRETLRAYLERKRKDYDLVIVNGENSAAGFGITGKLADQLFSWGCDVITGGNHIWDKKEFYDYLDKTDKVLRPANYPDGVPGTGHTIVKDRNGNKIGIISLQGRVFMPPIDCPFKKAKELIEEIKKETKIIIIDFHAEATSEKIAMGWHVDGYVSVIYGTHTHIQTADNKILPEGTGYITDVGMTGSDNGVIGMSVESILPKFLNALPQRFEIAEGNERLNGIEVEIDIETGECRSIERVNKSLTEISFS